One Mycobacterium sp. SMC-4 DNA window includes the following coding sequences:
- the ttfA gene encoding trehalose monomycolate transport factor TtfA: MVPLWFTLSALCFVGAAVLLYVDHDRRRGLGRRRKSWAKSHGFDYEQESLDILKRWKRGVMSTVGDVRARNVVLGQIRGEAVFIFDLDDVATIIALHRKVGTNVVVDMRLKGLKEPRESDIWLLGAIGPRMVYSTNLDAARRACDRRMVTFAHTAPDCAEIMWNEPNWTLVSMPITSTRAQWDEGLRTVRQFNDLLRVLPPVPSTSGQPVARRSGSPSRPLSHAPAGRGEPPPRPDMPTRGEMPPPRKDAAGPPSNYGPPRPDAGRRGPQPPSAPQPPGGRQSPNYQR, translated from the coding sequence ATGGTTCCGCTTTGGTTCACGCTGTCCGCACTCTGCTTCGTGGGTGCGGCGGTGTTGTTGTACGTCGATCACGACCGCCGCAGGGGTCTGGGCCGTCGGCGTAAGTCCTGGGCCAAGTCCCACGGCTTCGACTACGAGCAAGAATCCCTGGACATCCTCAAGCGCTGGAAGCGCGGCGTGATGTCGACGGTGGGCGATGTGCGGGCCCGCAACGTGGTGCTCGGCCAGATCCGCGGCGAGGCGGTGTTCATCTTCGACCTCGACGACGTGGCCACGATCATCGCGCTGCACCGCAAGGTCGGCACCAACGTGGTGGTCGACATGCGACTCAAGGGACTCAAGGAGCCTCGGGAGAGCGACATCTGGCTGCTCGGCGCCATCGGACCGCGGATGGTCTACTCCACCAACCTCGACGCCGCCCGCCGGGCCTGTGACCGCCGGATGGTGACGTTCGCCCACACCGCGCCCGACTGCGCCGAGATCATGTGGAACGAGCCGAACTGGACGCTGGTCAGCATGCCGATCACCAGCACCAGGGCCCAGTGGGACGAAGGCCTGCGCACCGTCCGTCAGTTCAACGATCTGTTGCGGGTGCTGCCTCCGGTTCCATCCACTTCCGGTCAGCCCGTCGCCCGCCGCAGCGGATCGCCCAGCCGTCCGTTGAGCCACGCCCCGGCCGGTCGAGGCGAGCCGCCTCCGCGGCCGGACATGCCGACCCGCGGCGAGATGCCCCCGCCGCGCAAGGACGCTGCTGGGCCGCCATCGAACTATGGGCCGCCGCGACCCGATGCCGGCCGCCGCGGCCCGCAGCCCCCGAGTGCGCCGCAGCCGCCCGGCGGGCGACAGTCGCCGAACTATCAGCGATAA
- a CDS encoding SDR family oxidoreductase, producing the protein MSRPVALITGPTAGLGEGFARRYAADGYDLVLVARDAERLDRLASELRDLVGVQVEVLPADLAVEADRLAVAERLRAGVRVLVNNAGFGTSGEFWSSDFAQLRKQLDVNVTAVMQLTHAALPSMLAAGAGTVLNVASVAGLLPGRGSTYSASKAWVVSFSEGLANGLSGTGVGVHALCPGFVHTEFHERAGIDMAGTPSMLWLEVDDVVRDTMADVAKGKVVIIPGLQYKALTTAGRMVPRNLVRALTKVVGKGRDRT; encoded by the coding sequence ATGTCTCGCCCTGTAGCCCTGATCACCGGACCGACGGCCGGACTGGGGGAGGGCTTCGCCCGACGCTACGCCGCCGACGGCTATGACCTGGTGCTGGTCGCCCGCGACGCCGAACGCCTGGACCGGCTGGCCAGCGAACTGCGCGACCTGGTAGGGGTGCAGGTGGAGGTATTGCCTGCCGATCTGGCCGTCGAAGCGGACCGGCTGGCTGTGGCCGAACGGTTGCGTGCCGGAGTGCGGGTCCTGGTCAACAATGCCGGCTTCGGCACGTCCGGTGAGTTCTGGTCTTCAGACTTCGCGCAGCTGCGCAAGCAACTCGACGTCAACGTCACCGCGGTCATGCAACTCACCCACGCGGCGCTGCCCTCGATGCTGGCCGCCGGCGCCGGCACCGTGCTCAATGTCGCCAGCGTCGCCGGGCTGCTGCCCGGACGCGGTTCGACCTACTCGGCGTCCAAAGCATGGGTGGTGTCGTTCTCCGAGGGGCTGGCCAACGGGCTGTCCGGCACCGGCGTGGGGGTCCACGCGTTGTGTCCGGGCTTCGTGCACACCGAGTTTCACGAGCGTGCCGGCATCGACATGGCCGGCACCCCGTCGATGCTCTGGCTCGAGGTCGACGACGTGGTCCGCGACACGATGGCCGACGTCGCGAAGGGCAAAGTCGTGATCATCCCGGGCCTGCAGTACAAGGCGCTGACCACCGCCGGCCGGATGGTGCCGCGAAACCTGGTGCGCGCGTTGACGAAAGTCGTGGGCAAGGGCCGTGACCGAACCTGA
- a CDS encoding RNA methyltransferase, with translation MSDAELPGPTEWGDGNGVGPWPGPAPDDPRLDPELLRDGDSRNVVDAYRYWTREAIVADIDHRRHRLHVAIENFGNDANIGGVVRAANAFAVHTVHIVGRRRWNRRGAMVTDRYQRLRHHDSTAELLAFAAQEGLTVVAVDNVPGAARLEQTALPRDCLLIFGQEGPGITEDAKAGAASTVSIAQFGSTRSINAAVAAGIAMHTWVVQHADLGLAW, from the coding sequence ATGAGCGACGCTGAACTACCCGGCCCCACCGAGTGGGGTGACGGCAACGGGGTCGGCCCCTGGCCGGGGCCGGCGCCCGATGATCCCCGGCTGGATCCAGAACTGCTGCGCGACGGGGACTCCCGCAACGTCGTCGACGCCTACCGGTACTGGACCCGGGAGGCCATCGTCGCCGACATCGACCACCGCCGGCATCGGCTGCACGTGGCCATCGAGAACTTCGGCAACGACGCCAACATCGGTGGTGTGGTCCGCGCGGCCAACGCATTCGCCGTGCATACCGTACACATCGTGGGCCGCCGCCGATGGAATCGTCGCGGTGCCATGGTGACTGACCGCTACCAGCGACTGCGGCACCATGACAGCACCGCCGAACTGCTCGCATTCGCCGCGCAGGAGGGACTGACCGTGGTCGCGGTGGACAATGTGCCCGGTGCGGCGCGGCTGGAGCAGACCGCGTTACCGCGAGACTGTCTCCTGATCTTCGGTCAGGAAGGTCCGGGCATCACCGAGGACGCCAAGGCTGGTGCGGCGTCAACGGTGTCGATCGCACAATTCGGTTCCACCCGCAGTATCAACGCTGCGGTCGCCGCCGGGATCGCCATGCACACCTGGGTCGTCCAGCACGCCGACCTGGGTCTGGCCTGGTAG
- a CDS encoding MFS transporter: MTRRWLALGILTLAVLLIGIDGTVLALATPFISRDLGATGTEILWIGDIYSFVLASLLISMGSLGDRIGHRRLLLCGAVGFAGVSALTAYAPTAELLIAGRALQGVAGATLAPATLALIRGIFSEQRERSLAVGIWAASFSAGAALGPVVGGVLLEHFWWGSVFLINVPVMVVLLVGGLILLPEHRNPDPGPWDLPSVALSMVGILAVVYAVKETAVHGLRADVAAAAAVGVTALIWFVRRQLRLPSPLIDVRLFANRAFSGVVSANLLSVLGLSGLVFFLSQFFQLVKGYSPLQAGLAELPAAVTATVFGVLAGLAVRWFTQRAVLTAGLAMVGVAMATLTLIEPETSYPQLGVALFVVGVGLGLAFTVASDVILASVPKERAGAAAAVSETAYELGMALGIATLGSIVTAVYRGFVVPAGIPADTAAHARDSLAAATREAANLPAAQAEPLLAAAKEAFTTGLSIAAGAGAVLMLVAALAVWVLLRSAPLPGQTQVGVLDDPGVHGDPGGDRSVDTAGGTELCDRHR, translated from the coding sequence ATGACGCGCCGCTGGCTGGCGCTGGGCATCCTGACCCTGGCCGTGCTGCTGATCGGCATCGACGGCACGGTGCTGGCCCTGGCCACCCCGTTCATCAGTCGCGACCTGGGCGCGACGGGCACCGAGATCCTGTGGATCGGTGACATCTACTCGTTCGTGCTGGCCAGCCTGCTGATCAGCATGGGCAGCCTCGGTGACCGCATCGGGCACCGCCGGCTGCTGCTGTGCGGGGCGGTCGGATTTGCCGGTGTCTCGGCGTTGACCGCTTATGCGCCGACCGCCGAGTTGCTCATCGCCGGGCGTGCCCTGCAGGGCGTGGCCGGCGCGACGCTGGCCCCAGCGACGCTGGCACTGATCCGCGGCATCTTCAGTGAACAACGGGAACGCTCGCTGGCCGTGGGGATCTGGGCCGCATCCTTCTCTGCCGGCGCCGCCCTGGGTCCGGTCGTCGGCGGGGTGCTGCTCGAACACTTCTGGTGGGGTTCGGTGTTCCTGATCAACGTGCCGGTCATGGTCGTGCTGCTGGTCGGGGGGTTGATCCTGTTGCCTGAGCACCGCAATCCCGATCCCGGTCCGTGGGACCTGCCCTCGGTCGCGCTGTCCATGGTCGGCATCCTCGCGGTGGTCTACGCGGTCAAGGAGACCGCTGTGCACGGTCTGCGGGCCGACGTGGCAGCCGCCGCAGCCGTCGGCGTCACCGCGCTGATCTGGTTCGTCCGTCGCCAGCTGCGCCTGCCCAGCCCGCTGATCGATGTCCGGCTGTTCGCCAACCGGGCGTTCTCCGGGGTCGTAAGCGCGAATCTGCTTTCGGTGCTGGGCCTTTCGGGTCTGGTGTTCTTCCTGTCCCAGTTCTTCCAGCTGGTGAAGGGATACAGTCCGCTGCAGGCGGGGCTGGCCGAACTGCCGGCAGCGGTGACCGCCACGGTGTTCGGTGTGCTGGCCGGGTTGGCGGTGCGCTGGTTCACCCAGCGCGCGGTGCTGACCGCCGGATTGGCGATGGTCGGCGTGGCGATGGCGACGCTGACGCTGATCGAGCCTGAGACGTCCTATCCGCAACTGGGCGTGGCGCTGTTCGTGGTCGGTGTGGGCCTGGGCCTGGCGTTCACCGTCGCCAGCGACGTGATCCTGGCCAGCGTGCCCAAGGAACGGGCCGGGGCGGCCGCCGCGGTGTCCGAAACCGCCTACGAGCTCGGCATGGCGCTGGGTATCGCCACGCTGGGCTCCATCGTCACCGCCGTCTACCGCGGGTTCGTGGTACCCGCCGGGATCCCCGCCGACACCGCGGCGCACGCTCGCGACTCGCTGGCGGCAGCTACCCGCGAGGCAGCCAATCTCCCTGCGGCACAGGCTGAACCACTACTGGCTGCGGCTAAGGAAGCCTTCACCACCGGCTTGTCCATCGCGGCCGGCGCCGGCGCGGTGTTGATGCTGGTGGCCGCCTTGGCGGTCTGGGTGCTGCTGCGCAGCGCTCCGCTACCAGGCCAGACCCAGGTCGGCGTGCTGGACGACCCAGGTGTGCATGGCGATCCCGGCGGCGACCGCAGCGTTGATACTGCGGGTGGAACCGAATTGTGCGATCGACACCGTTGA
- a CDS encoding TetR/AcrR family transcriptional regulator, whose amino-acid sequence MAVEREELLRAAADFLGRRPNATQDEIAAAVGVSRATLHRHFAGKPALLAALDDFAITQMRQALDTADLQRGSATDALRRLVAACEPVSPYLALLYSQSQELDMEHSLQEWADADAAIGALFERGQRSGEFRPDLSAAWLTEALYNLVAGAAWAIQNGRAAGRDFGHMIVELLLNGVRNS is encoded by the coding sequence ATGGCTGTGGAACGCGAGGAGCTGCTGCGCGCGGCGGCGGACTTCCTGGGCCGGCGCCCCAACGCCACCCAGGACGAGATCGCGGCCGCCGTGGGTGTCAGCCGCGCCACGCTGCACCGCCACTTCGCGGGCAAGCCGGCGCTGCTGGCCGCACTCGACGACTTCGCGATCACGCAGATGCGCCAGGCCCTCGACACCGCCGATCTGCAGCGTGGTTCGGCCACCGACGCGTTGCGCCGGCTGGTGGCGGCGTGCGAACCGGTCTCGCCGTATCTGGCCCTGCTCTACAGCCAGAGCCAGGAACTCGACATGGAGCACTCGCTGCAGGAGTGGGCCGACGCCGACGCCGCGATCGGCGCACTGTTCGAGCGAGGCCAGCGCAGCGGTGAATTCCGCCCCGATCTGTCGGCGGCCTGGCTCACCGAGGCGCTCTACAACCTGGTCGCCGGCGCCGCCTGGGCCATCCAGAACGGCCGGGCAGCCGGCCGCGACTTCGGCCACATGATCGTCGAACTGCTGTTGAACGGAGTACGTAACTCATGA
- a CDS encoding glycoside hydrolase family 76 protein, which translates to MDQMWANRAASAEAAITRRHLRRVWGLPGTQLGVVAWPATGRYRRFGTWHYWWQAHLLDNLVDAQLRDPNPERLKTIVRQIRGHRIRNVGRWVNDYYDDMAWLALALERSARLLGVHRDKALETLADQFVRSWVPEDGGGIPWRKQDQFFNAPANGPAAIFLARHGDRLRRAQQMADWIDETLIDPDTKLVFDGIKGGSLVRAQYTYCQGVVLGLETELAVRTSDERHRTRVHRLVAAVAEHMAPDGVIRGAGGGDGGLFNGILARYLALVATELPSTGADDDQARQTARSLVTTSARAAWDNRQTVDGMPLFGAFWDRLAEVPTASALAARSVDGAVNSSEIPERDLSVQLSGWMLMEAAHTVAGDESDPVAGESD; encoded by the coding sequence ATGGATCAGATGTGGGCCAACCGCGCGGCCAGCGCCGAAGCGGCCATCACCCGGCGCCACCTGCGGCGGGTGTGGGGCTTGCCCGGGACCCAGCTCGGCGTGGTGGCGTGGCCGGCCACCGGCCGATACCGACGTTTCGGTACCTGGCACTACTGGTGGCAGGCCCACCTGCTGGACAACCTGGTCGACGCCCAGCTGCGCGACCCGAACCCGGAACGACTCAAGACGATCGTCCGCCAGATCCGCGGACACCGGATCCGCAACGTCGGCCGATGGGTCAACGACTACTACGACGACATGGCGTGGCTGGCACTGGCGCTGGAACGCAGCGCACGGCTGCTCGGGGTGCACCGCGACAAGGCACTCGAGACGTTGGCTGATCAGTTCGTCCGGTCCTGGGTGCCCGAGGACGGCGGCGGCATCCCGTGGCGCAAGCAGGATCAGTTCTTCAACGCTCCCGCCAATGGTCCAGCCGCGATCTTCCTGGCCCGCCACGGAGATCGGTTGCGGCGCGCGCAGCAGATGGCCGACTGGATCGATGAGACGCTGATCGACCCGGACACCAAACTGGTCTTCGACGGCATCAAGGGCGGCTCGTTGGTTCGCGCCCAGTACACCTATTGCCAGGGGGTGGTGCTCGGGCTGGAAACCGAACTGGCCGTGCGGACCTCCGACGAGCGACACCGCACCCGGGTGCACCGGCTGGTCGCGGCGGTCGCCGAACACATGGCCCCCGACGGGGTGATCCGCGGCGCCGGCGGCGGTGACGGCGGACTGTTCAACGGCATCCTGGCGCGCTATCTGGCCCTGGTGGCCACTGAGCTCCCCTCGACCGGCGCCGACGATGACCAGGCCCGCCAGACCGCGCGGTCGCTGGTGACGACGTCGGCGCGGGCTGCCTGGGACAACCGCCAGACCGTCGACGGCATGCCGCTGTTCGGTGCGTTCTGGGACCGCCTTGCCGAGGTACCGACGGCTTCGGCCTTAGCCGCCCGATCCGTGGACGGCGCGGTCAATTCCTCGGAGATCCCCGAGCGCGATCTGTCGGTGCAGCTGTCGGGCTGGATGCTCATGGAAGCGGCCCATACCGTCGCGGGCGATGAATCGGATCCCGTCGCGGGCGAGAGTGACTGA
- the nhaA gene encoding Na+/H+ antiporter NhaA codes for MTEATASRGFPLLPSRRNRGSKATRTTDNTAAALLLASTLVAILWANSPWAQSYWALLETHVSVGLGTHHFEMSVKHLVNDALMAFFFFIVGLEVTREFTIGELTDRSRAAVPVVAAAAGLVIPAMVFLAFNPTGENAHAWGVVISTDTAFLIGALAIIKPVFPARVRLFLITLAVVDDVGALAAIAVFYSDNIQVGPLVVALLLLVALVSVRTLPTLRGPAYAVLGVALWVALYLAGIHPTLAGVAVALSIPVFTPERRPVERAVEQIRAFRQSPNSDYARAASRSLRESISINDRLQTSVGPVVAFAILPLFALVNAGVRLDAHTVRTAFGSSLTWGIIAGLVIGKFVGITGATWLMRRSGLGVLVPGLSLRRIAGGAALSGIGFTISLFIVEIAIADPQRQDLARIGVLAASVLAFGLGWLIFRITDRISPPEPVGLKLIRPVDPERDHVRGRPDAPLVLVEYGDFECPFCSRVTGMIDEVRAHFGDDLLYVWRHFPLERAHPRAFDAARAVEAAALQGRFWEMAHELFDHQDDLEWSDMYRYAVTVGCDIERFDQDVRVHSSKVLHRVTDDADDAEEMDLNATPTLFVNGVRHRGPWDAASLIRALEQSRHRGDR; via the coding sequence GTGACTGAAGCGACGGCCTCGCGGGGCTTCCCGCTGCTGCCGTCCCGGCGCAATCGCGGCAGCAAGGCCACCAGAACCACCGACAACACCGCCGCAGCGCTACTGCTGGCCAGCACCCTCGTCGCCATCCTGTGGGCCAATTCGCCGTGGGCGCAGAGCTATTGGGCGCTGCTGGAGACCCACGTCAGCGTCGGGCTGGGCACCCACCATTTCGAGATGTCGGTCAAACATCTCGTAAACGACGCGCTGATGGCGTTCTTCTTCTTCATCGTCGGTTTGGAAGTGACCCGCGAGTTCACCATCGGAGAGCTGACCGACCGGTCCCGCGCGGCGGTGCCGGTGGTCGCCGCGGCCGCCGGGCTGGTGATCCCGGCAATGGTGTTCCTGGCGTTCAATCCGACCGGGGAGAACGCCCATGCCTGGGGTGTGGTGATCTCGACCGACACCGCATTCCTGATCGGCGCACTGGCCATCATCAAGCCGGTGTTCCCGGCCCGTGTTCGGCTGTTCCTGATCACCCTGGCAGTCGTCGACGATGTCGGCGCGCTGGCCGCCATCGCGGTGTTCTATTCCGACAACATCCAGGTCGGTCCGCTGGTGGTGGCGCTGCTGCTGCTGGTCGCCCTGGTGTCGGTGCGCACACTGCCCACGCTGCGTGGACCGGCCTATGCGGTGCTGGGTGTGGCGTTGTGGGTCGCGCTGTATCTGGCCGGGATCCACCCGACGCTGGCCGGTGTCGCGGTGGCGCTGTCGATTCCGGTCTTCACCCCGGAGCGACGCCCGGTCGAACGCGCCGTCGAACAGATCCGGGCGTTCCGCCAGTCGCCGAACTCGGACTATGCACGGGCGGCCAGCCGGTCCCTGCGCGAGTCGATCTCGATCAACGACCGGCTGCAGACCTCGGTCGGGCCGGTGGTGGCCTTCGCGATTCTCCCGTTGTTCGCTCTGGTCAACGCCGGTGTCCGGCTGGACGCCCACACCGTGCGGACAGCGTTCGGGTCGTCGCTGACGTGGGGCATCATCGCCGGGTTGGTGATCGGCAAGTTCGTCGGTATCACCGGTGCGACGTGGTTGATGCGGCGAAGCGGTCTGGGTGTGCTGGTGCCGGGGCTGTCGCTGCGCCGCATTGCCGGTGGTGCTGCGCTGTCGGGCATCGGTTTCACGATCTCGTTGTTCATCGTCGAGATCGCCATCGCCGATCCGCAACGTCAGGACCTGGCCCGAATCGGCGTGCTGGCCGCCTCGGTGCTGGCTTTCGGGCTGGGTTGGCTGATCTTCCGGATCACCGACCGGATCAGTCCCCCCGAGCCGGTCGGCCTCAAGCTCATCCGTCCCGTCGACCCCGAGCGCGACCACGTGCGCGGTCGTCCGGACGCGCCGCTGGTGCTGGTCGAGTACGGCGACTTCGAATGCCCGTTCTGCAGCCGGGTGACCGGGATGATCGACGAGGTGCGGGCGCACTTCGGGGACGACCTGCTCTACGTGTGGCGGCACTTCCCGCTGGAACGGGCCCATCCGCGGGCCTTCGACGCGGCGCGGGCGGTCGAGGCGGCCGCGCTGCAGGGCAGGTTCTGGGAGATGGCGCACGAGCTGTTCGACCACCAGGACGACCTGGAGTGGTCGGACATGTACCGCTACGCGGTCACGGTCGGCTGCGACATCGAACGCTTCGACCAGGACGTGCGGGTGCACTCCTCGAAGGTGCTGCACCGGGTCACCGACGACGCCGACGACGCCGAGGAGATGGACCTCAACGCCACCCCGACGCTGTTCGTCAACGGGGTGCGTCACCGCGGTCCGTGGGACGCCGCCAGTTTGATCCGCGCGCTCGAACAGAGCCGACACCGTGGTGATCGCTGA
- a CDS encoding DUF368 domain-containing protein: MLRVVINLVRGGLMGVAEVIPGVSGGTVALIVGVYQTLINAIANVVLSLRQLIGLGTGKPSARASATTFRALPWPTLIPVAIGMVIALILGARFIEPLLEEYPVRMRALFFGLVLAGVFVPAHMVVRTAGGAWRAKDLAVGALAAVFLFWLTGVPPANIADPGPIVIVLAAAVAICALVLPGVSGSFLLLSIGMYETTIGAVNERNFGYIALFGLGAVLGLASFVTLLRWLLAHRARITLVVITGLMVGSLRALWPWQSADRDLLAPSTDIPMVVLLFVAGMLAVVGLIVVERRLGISEEQGSD, translated from the coding sequence GTGCTGAGAGTTGTCATCAACCTGGTCCGCGGCGGCCTCATGGGCGTCGCCGAAGTCATCCCCGGAGTGAGTGGCGGAACGGTTGCACTGATCGTCGGTGTCTACCAGACGCTGATCAACGCGATCGCCAATGTGGTGCTCTCGCTGCGGCAGCTCATCGGCCTCGGTACCGGAAAACCATCTGCGCGTGCCTCCGCCACCACCTTCCGGGCATTGCCCTGGCCGACCTTGATTCCGGTGGCGATCGGCATGGTGATCGCGCTGATTCTGGGAGCGCGGTTCATCGAGCCGCTGCTGGAGGAGTATCCGGTCCGGATGCGGGCGCTGTTCTTCGGACTCGTGCTCGCCGGTGTGTTCGTGCCCGCGCATATGGTGGTCCGCACGGCTGGGGGCGCATGGCGCGCCAAGGATCTCGCCGTCGGCGCACTCGCGGCGGTCTTTCTGTTCTGGCTCACCGGCGTGCCCCCGGCCAACATCGCCGACCCGGGTCCGATCGTGATCGTGCTGGCCGCCGCAGTGGCGATCTGTGCACTGGTGCTACCCGGGGTCTCCGGTTCGTTCCTGCTGCTGTCGATCGGCATGTACGAGACGACCATCGGTGCGGTCAACGAGCGCAACTTCGGCTACATCGCACTGTTCGGATTGGGTGCCGTTCTGGGTCTGGCCTCGTTCGTCACGCTGCTGAGGTGGCTGCTCGCGCACCGTGCCCGCATCACCTTGGTGGTCATCACCGGGCTGATGGTGGGATCTCTGCGGGCGCTGTGGCCGTGGCAGTCCGCCGACCGCGATCTGCTGGCGCCGTCCACCGACATCCCCATGGTGGTGCTGCTGTTCGTCGCCGGCATGCTGGCCGTCGTCGGGCTGATCGTTGTCGAGCGTCGGCTGGGGATTTCCGAGGAGCAAGGCAGCGATTGA
- a CDS encoding alcohol dehydrogenase catalytic domain-containing protein, with amino-acid sequence MVQRSRTHRAVQLAGAGQPLTLVDVETPSPAPGQVRLDVAACGVCGTDREFHADHFPGLQWPLTLGHEIAGTVAEVGDGVEDFAAGDRVAVGWFGGNCNRCIPCRKGFVMQCKRMEVPSWHYPGGYAESVTVPWTALARVPEGLSFVEAAPMGCAGVTTFNGLRQTRAKAGDLVAILGIGGLGHLGVQWSRAMGFETVAIARGTGKADETEELGAHHYIDSTAQDVAAELQKLGGAVAVLATANNAEAMAATVGGLGPGGELVVVGVTADNLPVSPLDLINAGLSVTGHPSGTSRDVEETMRFAVQSGVRAQIEEMPLAQAAEAYAAMDEGRARYRMVLTV; translated from the coding sequence ATGGTGCAACGCTCGCGAACTCATCGTGCGGTCCAGCTGGCAGGGGCCGGCCAACCGCTGACCCTCGTCGACGTCGAGACCCCATCGCCGGCACCCGGGCAGGTGCGCCTCGACGTGGCGGCCTGCGGGGTCTGCGGAACCGATCGCGAGTTTCACGCCGACCATTTTCCGGGTTTGCAATGGCCGCTCACGCTCGGCCACGAGATCGCCGGAACGGTCGCCGAGGTCGGGGACGGTGTCGAGGACTTCGCTGCCGGGGATCGGGTGGCGGTCGGCTGGTTCGGCGGGAACTGCAACCGGTGCATCCCGTGTCGCAAGGGCTTCGTCATGCAGTGCAAGCGCATGGAGGTGCCGAGCTGGCACTACCCTGGGGGCTACGCGGAATCGGTGACGGTGCCGTGGACGGCGCTCGCGCGGGTGCCCGAGGGTCTGTCGTTCGTCGAGGCGGCGCCGATGGGGTGTGCGGGGGTGACGACGTTCAACGGCCTGCGCCAGACGCGCGCCAAGGCCGGCGACCTGGTCGCGATCCTCGGCATCGGCGGGCTCGGACATCTCGGGGTGCAGTGGTCGCGGGCGATGGGTTTCGAGACCGTCGCGATCGCGCGCGGCACGGGCAAGGCTGATGAGACCGAGGAGTTGGGCGCCCACCACTACATCGACTCGACCGCGCAGGACGTTGCGGCCGAACTGCAGAAGCTCGGCGGGGCCGTTGCGGTGCTGGCCACTGCCAACAATGCCGAGGCGATGGCCGCGACGGTCGGCGGGCTGGGTCCGGGCGGTGAGCTCGTCGTCGTCGGTGTCACCGCGGACAACCTGCCGGTCAGTCCGCTGGACCTGATCAACGCCGGTCTGTCGGTGACCGGGCATCCGTCGGGGACGTCGCGCGACGTGGAGGAGACCATGCGCTTCGCGGTGCAGAGTGGGGTCCGTGCGCAGATCGAGGAGATGCCGCTGGCCCAGGCCGCCGAGGCGTACGCCGCGATGGACGAGGGACGGGCTCGCTACCGGATGGTGCTGACCGTGTGA